In one Tripterygium wilfordii isolate XIE 37 chromosome 22, ASM1340144v1, whole genome shotgun sequence genomic region, the following are encoded:
- the LOC119990954 gene encoding pentatricopeptide repeat-containing protein At3g16010 isoform X2, which produces MQKQLAKMVAGPICFKRTVYTLPHLSVRIKQTENEIVSMFQLSVPREEVKRLPWNHRFSKKDPSVRLLDERFIRILKIFKWGPDAEKALEVLKLKVDNRLVREVLKIDVEINVKIQFFKWAGKRRNFEHDSTTYMALIHYLDEAGLVGELWKTIQEMVHSTCIIAPAELSEIVRILGRAKMVNKALSIFYQIKNRKCKPTASTYNSMILMLMQAGHHEKVHELYSEMCNEGNCFPDTVTYSALISAFGKLGRDDSAFRLFDEMKENGLVPTAKIYTILIGIYFNADRVEKALDLVQEMKVRGCAPTVFTYTELIKGLGRAGRFEDAYSIFMNMLKEGCKPDVVLINNLINIFGKARRLEDALKLFNDMECFQCTPNVVTYNSIIKSIFDSKAPASEAASWFEKMKASGVSPSSFTYSILIDGFCKTNRVEKALLLLEEMDERGFPPCPAAYCSLINSLGKAKRYEAANELFLELKENCGQSSARVYAVMIKHFGKCGRLDDAVELFNEMKKLGCNPDVYAYNALMSGMVRAGMMDEAHALFRTMEENGCSADLNSLNIILNGLAKIGGPKQTMKMLMKMKDSNIKPDAVSYNTVLGCLSRAGMFEEAAKLMKEMNAKGFEYDLITYSSILEAVGKIDEDRNSTTA; this is translated from the exons ATGCAGAAG CAACTGGCAAAGATGGTTGCGGGACCAATTTGTTTCAAACGAACAGTATATACATTGCCTCACCTCTCTGTGAGAATAAAACAAACAG AAAATGAGATTGTAAGCATGTTCCAATTGTCAGTTCCTAGGGAAGAGGTGAAAAGGTTGCCTTGGAATCATAGGTTCTCAAAGAAGGATCCCTCAGTTCGATTATTGGATGAGAGATTCATAAGgattttgaaaatattcaagTGGGGACCTGATGCAGAAAAGGCTTTGGAAGTGCTAAAACTAAAAGTGGATAATCGATTGGTCCGTGAGGTTCTGAAGATAGATGTGGAGATCAATGTCAAAATTCAGTTTTTCAAGTGGGCTGGGAAGAGAAGAAACTTTGAGCATGATTCCACCACTTACATGGCTTTAATCCACTACTTGGATGAAGCTGGACTAGTCGGAGAGTTGTGGAAGACAATCCAAGAAATGGTTCACAGTACATGTATTATTGCACCGGCTGAGTTATCCGAAATTGTTAGGATACTGGGCAGGGCCAAGATGGTGAACAAGGCACTCTCCATCTTTTACCAGATCAAAAATCGCAAGTGTAAACCAACAGCAAGCACATACAATTCTATGATTTTGATGCTTATGCAAGCAGGACATCATGAAAAAGTACACGAGCTCTATAGTGAAATGTGCAATGAGGGTAACTGTTTTCCTGACACTGTGACATACAGTGCTCTTATATCAGCATTTGGGAAATTAGGGCGTGATGATTCTGCCTTTAGGTTGTTTGATGAGATGAAGGAGAATGGCCTAGTGCCCACTGCAAAGATCTATACCATTTTAATTGGAATTTATTTCAATGCTGATAGGGTTGAAAAAGCCTTGGATCTAGTCCAGGAGATGAAAGTAAGGGGCTGTGCTCCAACTGTCTTTACTTACACGGAGTTGATTAAAGGGCTGGGGAGAGCTGGGAGGTTTGAAGATGCCTATAGCATATTCATGAATATGCTAAAAGAGGGTTGTAAGCCTGATGTTGTTTTGATAAACAATTTGATAAACATTTTTGGCAAAGCACGTAGACTTGAAGATGCTCTTAAGCTTTTTAATGACATGGAGTGTTTTCAGTGTACACCAAATGTGGTGACATATAACTCTATAATAAAGTCTATATTTGATTCCAAAGCTCCTGCTTCAGAGGCAGCTTCTTGGTTTGAGAAGATGAAGGCAAGTGGGGTTTCTCCAAGCTCATTTACTTACTCAATCCTTATTGATGGATTTTGCAAAACAAACAGAGTTGAGAAAGCTTTGTTGTTACTTGAAGAAATGGATGAAAGGGGTTTTCCTCCTTGCCCAGCTGCCTATTGCAGCCTGATCAATTCCCTTGGAAAGGCAAAACGGTATGAAGCTGCAAATGAATTATTTCTGGAGTTGAAAGAAAACTGTGGACAATCAAGTGCCAGGGTATATGCTGTGATGATCAAACATTTTGGAAAGTGTGGCCGTCTTGATGATGCTGTAGAGCTATTCAACGAAATGAAGAAGCTTGGATGCAATCCTGATGTTTATGCTTATAATGCTCTCATGTCAGGGATGGTTAGGGCTGGGATGATGGATGAAGCTCATGCCTTGTTTAGGACCATGGAAGAAAATGGTTGCAGTGCTGACCTAAACTCACTCAATATAATTCTAAATGGTTTAGCCAAGATAGGTGGTCCAAAGCAAACAATGAAGATGCTTATGAAGATGAAGGATTCTAACATCAAGCCAGATGCAGTTTCTTATAATACTGTTCTTGGCTGTCTTAGCCGAGCTGGTATGTTTGAGGAGGCTGCAAAGTTGATGAAAGAGATGAATGCAAAAGGTTTTGAATATGATCTTATTACTTACTCATCAATACTTGAGGCTGTCGgtaaaattgatgaagatcgtaATTCTACCACTGCATGA
- the LOC119990954 gene encoding pentatricopeptide repeat-containing protein At3g16010 isoform X1, which translates to MITKQLAKMVAGPICFKRTVYTLPHLSVRIKQTENEIVSMFQLSVPREEVKRLPWNHRFSKKDPSVRLLDERFIRILKIFKWGPDAEKALEVLKLKVDNRLVREVLKIDVEINVKIQFFKWAGKRRNFEHDSTTYMALIHYLDEAGLVGELWKTIQEMVHSTCIIAPAELSEIVRILGRAKMVNKALSIFYQIKNRKCKPTASTYNSMILMLMQAGHHEKVHELYSEMCNEGNCFPDTVTYSALISAFGKLGRDDSAFRLFDEMKENGLVPTAKIYTILIGIYFNADRVEKALDLVQEMKVRGCAPTVFTYTELIKGLGRAGRFEDAYSIFMNMLKEGCKPDVVLINNLINIFGKARRLEDALKLFNDMECFQCTPNVVTYNSIIKSIFDSKAPASEAASWFEKMKASGVSPSSFTYSILIDGFCKTNRVEKALLLLEEMDERGFPPCPAAYCSLINSLGKAKRYEAANELFLELKENCGQSSARVYAVMIKHFGKCGRLDDAVELFNEMKKLGCNPDVYAYNALMSGMVRAGMMDEAHALFRTMEENGCSADLNSLNIILNGLAKIGGPKQTMKMLMKMKDSNIKPDAVSYNTVLGCLSRAGMFEEAAKLMKEMNAKGFEYDLITYSSILEAVGKIDEDRNSTTA; encoded by the exons ATGATTACAAAG CAACTGGCAAAGATGGTTGCGGGACCAATTTGTTTCAAACGAACAGTATATACATTGCCTCACCTCTCTGTGAGAATAAAACAAACAG AAAATGAGATTGTAAGCATGTTCCAATTGTCAGTTCCTAGGGAAGAGGTGAAAAGGTTGCCTTGGAATCATAGGTTCTCAAAGAAGGATCCCTCAGTTCGATTATTGGATGAGAGATTCATAAGgattttgaaaatattcaagTGGGGACCTGATGCAGAAAAGGCTTTGGAAGTGCTAAAACTAAAAGTGGATAATCGATTGGTCCGTGAGGTTCTGAAGATAGATGTGGAGATCAATGTCAAAATTCAGTTTTTCAAGTGGGCTGGGAAGAGAAGAAACTTTGAGCATGATTCCACCACTTACATGGCTTTAATCCACTACTTGGATGAAGCTGGACTAGTCGGAGAGTTGTGGAAGACAATCCAAGAAATGGTTCACAGTACATGTATTATTGCACCGGCTGAGTTATCCGAAATTGTTAGGATACTGGGCAGGGCCAAGATGGTGAACAAGGCACTCTCCATCTTTTACCAGATCAAAAATCGCAAGTGTAAACCAACAGCAAGCACATACAATTCTATGATTTTGATGCTTATGCAAGCAGGACATCATGAAAAAGTACACGAGCTCTATAGTGAAATGTGCAATGAGGGTAACTGTTTTCCTGACACTGTGACATACAGTGCTCTTATATCAGCATTTGGGAAATTAGGGCGTGATGATTCTGCCTTTAGGTTGTTTGATGAGATGAAGGAGAATGGCCTAGTGCCCACTGCAAAGATCTATACCATTTTAATTGGAATTTATTTCAATGCTGATAGGGTTGAAAAAGCCTTGGATCTAGTCCAGGAGATGAAAGTAAGGGGCTGTGCTCCAACTGTCTTTACTTACACGGAGTTGATTAAAGGGCTGGGGAGAGCTGGGAGGTTTGAAGATGCCTATAGCATATTCATGAATATGCTAAAAGAGGGTTGTAAGCCTGATGTTGTTTTGATAAACAATTTGATAAACATTTTTGGCAAAGCACGTAGACTTGAAGATGCTCTTAAGCTTTTTAATGACATGGAGTGTTTTCAGTGTACACCAAATGTGGTGACATATAACTCTATAATAAAGTCTATATTTGATTCCAAAGCTCCTGCTTCAGAGGCAGCTTCTTGGTTTGAGAAGATGAAGGCAAGTGGGGTTTCTCCAAGCTCATTTACTTACTCAATCCTTATTGATGGATTTTGCAAAACAAACAGAGTTGAGAAAGCTTTGTTGTTACTTGAAGAAATGGATGAAAGGGGTTTTCCTCCTTGCCCAGCTGCCTATTGCAGCCTGATCAATTCCCTTGGAAAGGCAAAACGGTATGAAGCTGCAAATGAATTATTTCTGGAGTTGAAAGAAAACTGTGGACAATCAAGTGCCAGGGTATATGCTGTGATGATCAAACATTTTGGAAAGTGTGGCCGTCTTGATGATGCTGTAGAGCTATTCAACGAAATGAAGAAGCTTGGATGCAATCCTGATGTTTATGCTTATAATGCTCTCATGTCAGGGATGGTTAGGGCTGGGATGATGGATGAAGCTCATGCCTTGTTTAGGACCATGGAAGAAAATGGTTGCAGTGCTGACCTAAACTCACTCAATATAATTCTAAATGGTTTAGCCAAGATAGGTGGTCCAAAGCAAACAATGAAGATGCTTATGAAGATGAAGGATTCTAACATCAAGCCAGATGCAGTTTCTTATAATACTGTTCTTGGCTGTCTTAGCCGAGCTGGTATGTTTGAGGAGGCTGCAAAGTTGATGAAAGAGATGAATGCAAAAGGTTTTGAATATGATCTTATTACTTACTCATCAATACTTGAGGCTGTCGgtaaaattgatgaagatcgtaATTCTACCACTGCATGA
- the LOC119990954 gene encoding pentatricopeptide repeat-containing protein At3g16010 isoform X3, which translates to MITKQLAKMVAGPICFKRTVYTLPHLSVRIKQTVPREEVKRLPWNHRFSKKDPSVRLLDERFIRILKIFKWGPDAEKALEVLKLKVDNRLVREVLKIDVEINVKIQFFKWAGKRRNFEHDSTTYMALIHYLDEAGLVGELWKTIQEMVHSTCIIAPAELSEIVRILGRAKMVNKALSIFYQIKNRKCKPTASTYNSMILMLMQAGHHEKVHELYSEMCNEGNCFPDTVTYSALISAFGKLGRDDSAFRLFDEMKENGLVPTAKIYTILIGIYFNADRVEKALDLVQEMKVRGCAPTVFTYTELIKGLGRAGRFEDAYSIFMNMLKEGCKPDVVLINNLINIFGKARRLEDALKLFNDMECFQCTPNVVTYNSIIKSIFDSKAPASEAASWFEKMKASGVSPSSFTYSILIDGFCKTNRVEKALLLLEEMDERGFPPCPAAYCSLINSLGKAKRYEAANELFLELKENCGQSSARVYAVMIKHFGKCGRLDDAVELFNEMKKLGCNPDVYAYNALMSGMVRAGMMDEAHALFRTMEENGCSADLNSLNIILNGLAKIGGPKQTMKMLMKMKDSNIKPDAVSYNTVLGCLSRAGMFEEAAKLMKEMNAKGFEYDLITYSSILEAVGKIDEDRNSTTA; encoded by the exons ATGATTACAAAG CAACTGGCAAAGATGGTTGCGGGACCAATTTGTTTCAAACGAACAGTATATACATTGCCTCACCTCTCTGTGAGAATAAAACAAACAG TTCCTAGGGAAGAGGTGAAAAGGTTGCCTTGGAATCATAGGTTCTCAAAGAAGGATCCCTCAGTTCGATTATTGGATGAGAGATTCATAAGgattttgaaaatattcaagTGGGGACCTGATGCAGAAAAGGCTTTGGAAGTGCTAAAACTAAAAGTGGATAATCGATTGGTCCGTGAGGTTCTGAAGATAGATGTGGAGATCAATGTCAAAATTCAGTTTTTCAAGTGGGCTGGGAAGAGAAGAAACTTTGAGCATGATTCCACCACTTACATGGCTTTAATCCACTACTTGGATGAAGCTGGACTAGTCGGAGAGTTGTGGAAGACAATCCAAGAAATGGTTCACAGTACATGTATTATTGCACCGGCTGAGTTATCCGAAATTGTTAGGATACTGGGCAGGGCCAAGATGGTGAACAAGGCACTCTCCATCTTTTACCAGATCAAAAATCGCAAGTGTAAACCAACAGCAAGCACATACAATTCTATGATTTTGATGCTTATGCAAGCAGGACATCATGAAAAAGTACACGAGCTCTATAGTGAAATGTGCAATGAGGGTAACTGTTTTCCTGACACTGTGACATACAGTGCTCTTATATCAGCATTTGGGAAATTAGGGCGTGATGATTCTGCCTTTAGGTTGTTTGATGAGATGAAGGAGAATGGCCTAGTGCCCACTGCAAAGATCTATACCATTTTAATTGGAATTTATTTCAATGCTGATAGGGTTGAAAAAGCCTTGGATCTAGTCCAGGAGATGAAAGTAAGGGGCTGTGCTCCAACTGTCTTTACTTACACGGAGTTGATTAAAGGGCTGGGGAGAGCTGGGAGGTTTGAAGATGCCTATAGCATATTCATGAATATGCTAAAAGAGGGTTGTAAGCCTGATGTTGTTTTGATAAACAATTTGATAAACATTTTTGGCAAAGCACGTAGACTTGAAGATGCTCTTAAGCTTTTTAATGACATGGAGTGTTTTCAGTGTACACCAAATGTGGTGACATATAACTCTATAATAAAGTCTATATTTGATTCCAAAGCTCCTGCTTCAGAGGCAGCTTCTTGGTTTGAGAAGATGAAGGCAAGTGGGGTTTCTCCAAGCTCATTTACTTACTCAATCCTTATTGATGGATTTTGCAAAACAAACAGAGTTGAGAAAGCTTTGTTGTTACTTGAAGAAATGGATGAAAGGGGTTTTCCTCCTTGCCCAGCTGCCTATTGCAGCCTGATCAATTCCCTTGGAAAGGCAAAACGGTATGAAGCTGCAAATGAATTATTTCTGGAGTTGAAAGAAAACTGTGGACAATCAAGTGCCAGGGTATATGCTGTGATGATCAAACATTTTGGAAAGTGTGGCCGTCTTGATGATGCTGTAGAGCTATTCAACGAAATGAAGAAGCTTGGATGCAATCCTGATGTTTATGCTTATAATGCTCTCATGTCAGGGATGGTTAGGGCTGGGATGATGGATGAAGCTCATGCCTTGTTTAGGACCATGGAAGAAAATGGTTGCAGTGCTGACCTAAACTCACTCAATATAATTCTAAATGGTTTAGCCAAGATAGGTGGTCCAAAGCAAACAATGAAGATGCTTATGAAGATGAAGGATTCTAACATCAAGCCAGATGCAGTTTCTTATAATACTGTTCTTGGCTGTCTTAGCCGAGCTGGTATGTTTGAGGAGGCTGCAAAGTTGATGAAAGAGATGAATGCAAAAGGTTTTGAATATGATCTTATTACTTACTCATCAATACTTGAGGCTGTCGgtaaaattgatgaagatcgtaATTCTACCACTGCATGA
- the LOC119990955 gene encoding trihelix transcription factor ASIL1-like: MDDTEDDAKYPPNPYVVNRPQGYGSSRAKLPVRNMQYPQAVGNQYVHGEDNEDENEEEKLGVADYPNNGYVDNGGDDSDDDDDYDDDDDDDGDVEDEDEDVKDGDGDGDGDGEDEDEDVDDGDAMPKNYSRRDADKLDDLKRHPKKRKLKSLASSYEFAPRVLAPPITAPAAPRTSFGGRNSLTDWNERETFALLDAWGDRFLQRGRKSLRAEEWQEVAGKVSAVSNIERTDTQCRNRLDTLKKKYKKEKLRLTEMGGDSKWVYFKKMDMLMSSSAQQGGLSCGLDSGDYVFMNPSVSVNHANAMDEMRDSPENSESRDGHEDDSDGLPPKKRRFGKDNDTGSSFRLLADSIHKFSEIYEKIENSKRNQMLELEKMRMDFHKELEMQKMQIMEKAQVEIAKLQLGDAEDNDASPENRSG; encoded by the coding sequence ATGGATGACACTGAGGATGATGCTAAGTATCCGCCAAATCCCTATGTTGTGAATCGTCCGCAGGGTTATGGTTCTTCTCGCGCAAAGCTTCCAGTTCGTAATATGCAGTATCCTCAAGCAGTTGGTAATCAGTATGTCCATGGTGAAGACAATgaggatgaaaatgaagaggagAAATTAGGAGTAGCTGATTATCCAAATAACGGGTATGTGGACAATGGTGGTGATGAtagcgatgatgatgatgattatgatgatgatgatgatgatgatggggatgttgaagatgaggatgaagatgtaaaagatggggatggggatggggatggggatggtgaagatgaggatgaagatgtAGATGATGGGGATGCTATGCCAAAAAATTATAGTAGAAGGGATGCAGACAAGCTAGATGACTTGAAAAGACATCCAAAAAAGCGGAAGCTAAAGAGTTTGGCTTCAAGTTATGAATTTGCTCCAAGGGTACTGGCACCACCGATTACAGCTCCTGCTGCCCCCAGGACATCATTTGGCGGGCGGAATTCACTGACTGATTGGAATGAGCGCGAGACATTTGCTCTGTTAGATGCTTGGGGGGATAGATTTTTGCAACGCGGGAGGAAGAGTCTCCGAGCTGAAGAGTGGCAAGAAGTTGCAGGGAAGGTATCTGCTGTTTCTAATATTGAAAGGACAGATACCCAATGTCGGAATCGTTTAGATACcttgaagaaaaaatataagaagGAGAAGTTGAGGCTGACAGAAATGGGTGGTGACAGTAAATGggtttatttcaagaaaatggATATGTTAATGTCATCATCTGCACAGCAAGGTGGCCTATCTTGCGGCTTGGACTCTGGGGATTATGTTTTCATGAATCCTAGTGTCTCTGTAAACCATGCTAATGCAATGGATGAGATGAGAGATAGTCCTGAGAACTCAGAATCAAGAGATGGTCACGAGGATGATTCAGATGGGCTTCCACCAAAGAAGAGAAGGTTTGGAAAGGACAACGATACCGGTTCCTCATTCAGATTACTTGCAGATTCTATACACAAATTTAGTGAAATATATGAAAAGATTGAAAACAGCAAAAGAAATCAGATGTTGGAGCTCGAAAAAATGAGGATGGATTTCCATAAGGAGTTAGAAATGCAGAAGATGCAGATTATGGAGAAAGCACAGGTGGAGATTGCTAAACTTCAGCTGGGGGACGCCGAAGACAATGATGCCTCTCCCGAAAATCGCAGCGGGTGA
- the LOC119990537 gene encoding MAR-binding filament-like protein 1-1, translating to MGYVAGSSLLPQYLHHSLSPPSSCSCSSQSTLCFVKNAVTKGKSRATVASLRQDDRGDAMFSQRRVFLFVGLSVLPSLRLRARAIEDLAKSEESGLKTTEENQKAEQALQRGSSSNPILSLLNGLGIFTAGMLGALYALAQKEKKASDATIESITKKLKEKETSVVVLEKDFESKLLKQEEEKLKQLRKEKEEQQNLINRLNSASSVITGLGQELKNEKRIIGDLKVQFESSQDKLAEAGEEKKTVEKKLKEKLDFIGGLEDKLKLLASELKEKEDSIQNLSSALAEKELELENLSSTHEQTKNDLVEADNEIKGLRDELVNNRKELESKNSTAEELNAMVNSLTVERDECKKRFDTLLKEYSNLESKSKKNAAYSANIIGEMESEVNQLKERLDFALNEVSGNQAAISDLTQERDDLRQMLDLELSNVNNLKEELQITQDSLGKSRNEASDLTKQLKQSKDLCRELEADISKVKAEFAEARQTLQKSLNDEKRSGEVLARELTVTNELLKKTTGDLQVLSHELNAAAEERANLQKELVDAYKKAETAATDLKVEKNTVSSLSKEFQALEKQVLKDKESRKSLEADLEEATKSLDEMNRNALTLSKELDTAFSQISSLEDEKEVLYRTLTERKNASKEAQENMEDAHNLVMRLGTERDTLLKKTKKLEDELASAKGEILRLRSRVNSSKVPVNDQPAGKSQVSSSKALVNNDKLPGKGEAESKVTVTARRNSRRRKTGSESDSV from the exons ATGGGTTACGTCGCAGGAAGCTCTCTACTTCCGCAGTATCTCCACCACTCTCTTTCTCCTCCATCTTCATGTTCCTGTTCTTCTCAGTCTACTTTGTGTTTCGTAAAGAATGCTGTGACCAAGGGAAAGAGCAGAGCCACCGTGGCCTCTCTGCGCCAAGATGATCGAGGCGACGCCATGTTTAGTCAGAGAAGGGTCTTTCTCTTCGTGGGTCTTTCAGTTCTTCCGTCTTTGAGACTCAGGGCGAGAGCTATTGAAGATTTGGCTAAAAGTG AAGAAAGTGGGCTAAAGACAACAGAGGAGAACCAGAAAGCAGAG CAAGCACTCCAAAGAGGCTCGTCATCAAATCCAATTTTGTCCCTCCTAAATGGGCTTGGTATATTTACTGCTGGTATGCTTGGTGCACTCTATGCATTGGcgcagaaagagaagaaagctTCTGATGCAACAATAGAATCT ATAACTAAGAAgctgaaagaaaaggaaacttcAGTTGTGGTATTGGAAAAGGACTTTGAATCGAAGCTACTGAAACAAGAGGAAGAAAAACTAAAGCAATtgagaaaggaaaaggaagaacaGCAGAACTTAATCAACAGGCTCAATTCAGCTAGCAGTGTAATTACGGGTTTAGGGCAGGAgctaaaaaatgagaaacgaATAATTGGAGATCTTAAAGTCCAGTTTGAGAGTTCACAAGACAAACTAGCTGAGGCTGGGGAGGAAAAGAAGACGGTTGAGAAGAAACTAAAGGAAAAGCTGGACTTTATTGGAGGCCTCGAAGATAAGCTTAAACTGCTTGCTTCAGAGCTCAAGGAAAAGGAAGATAGTATTCAAAATCTCAGCTCTGCACTTGCTGAGAAGGAGTTGGAGTTGGAGAACTTGAGTTCTACCCATGAACAAACTAAAAATGACCTTGTCGAAGCAGATAATGAAATCAAAGGATTAAGAGATGAACTGGTCAACAATCGAAAAGAATTAGAATCAAAGAACTCGACTGCGGAGGAATTAAATGCGATGGTGAATTCTTTAACTGTTGAGAGAGATGAATGTAAGAAAAGGTTTGATACCCTTCTGAAAGAGTACAGTAATCTGGAGTCAAAGTCCAAGAAGAATGCAGCTTACAGTGCAAATATTATAGGAGAAATGGAGTCTGAGGTTAACCAGCTAAAGGAAAGGCTTGACTTTGCTTTGAATGAAGTAAGTGGAAACCAAGCGGCTATTTCAGATTTAACCCAGGAAAGGGACGATCTGCGGCAAATGCTGGATTTAGAATTAAGCAATGTAAATAATCTGAAAGAAGAACTCCAGATCACTCAGGACAGTTTGGGAAAGTCAAGAAATGAGGCTTCTGATCTTACAAAACAACTAAAACAATCAAAAGACTTGTGCAGGGAGCTTGAGGCTGACATTTCAAAGGTTAAGGCCGAGTTTGCAGAGGCTAGGCAGACATTGCAGAAGAGCCTAAATGATGAAAAACGAAGTGGTGAAGTGCTTGCTAGGGAGCTAACAGTAACAAATGAGCTTTTGAAGAAAACTACAGGAGAtcttcaagttttgtcccaTGAATTAAATGCTGCTGCCGAGGAACGTGCTAACTTGCAGAAGGAATTGGTAGATGCCTATAAAAAAGCTGAAACTGCAGCCACTGACTTGAAAGTAGAGAAAAACACAGTTTCTTCTCTTAGCAAAGAATTTCAAGCTTTGGAGAAGCAAGTCTTGAAGGACAAGGAGTCTAGGAAATCTCTTGAAGCAGACCTAGAAGAGGCCACTAAATCCCTTGATGAGATGAACCGAAATGCGTTGACACTTTCCAAGGAGCTGGACACAGCTTTTTCTCAAATTTCTAGCCTTGAAGATGAGAAAGAGGTGCTTTACAGAACCCTCACAGAGCGGAAGAATGCATCCAAGGAGGCCCAAGAAAATATGGAAGATGCTCACAACCTTGTCATGAGGCTTGGCACGGAAAGGGACACTTtattgaagaaaacaaagaagctTGAGGATGAATTGGCTTCTGCAAAGGGTGAAATATTGCGCCTACGAAGTCGGgtaaattcatcaaaagtgCCAGTCAATGATCAGCCTGCAGGAAAAAGCCAGGTTAGTTCATCGAAAGCCCTTGTAAATAATGATAAACTTCCAGGGAAAGGTGAAGCTGAAAGCAAAGTCACAGTTACTGCAAGGAGAAATAGTAGAAGGAGAAAGACTGGTTCAGAGTCAGATAGTGTATAA
- the LOC119990984 gene encoding protein SYS1 homolog, with amino-acid sequence MFYGTVVWDPWLIVAQIVCLQCLYYLTLAVFLSILVGTRVSRMSLAYFFDFATVSASTVTGWCVIASLLSGAVAGAGYLVFLIERAKKCLDFSATLYFIHLFICIIYGGWPSTITWWVVNGTGVAVMALLGEYLCIRRELREIPITRYRSNV; translated from the exons ATGTTCTATGGTACTGTGGTTTGGGACCCATGGCTAATTGTCGCCCAAATTGTTTGCCTTCAATGCCTGTACTATCTAACTCTTGCAGTTTTTTTGTCAATTCTTGTTGGGACTCGAGTGTCCCGAATGAGTCTCGCCTATTTCTTTGATTTCGCTACTGTCTCTGCTTCAACGGTTACTGGTTGGTGTGTTATTGCATCATTGCTGTCCGGTGCAGTCGCAGG AGCTGGATATCTGGTTTTCCTAATTGAGAGGGCAAAGAAGTGCTTAGATTTTTCTGCCACCCTCTACTTCATCCATCTCTTTATTTGCATAATTTATGGAGGCTGGCCTTCAACAATAACATGGTGGGTTGTGAATGGAACTGGAGTTGCAGTGATGGCATTACTGGGGGAATATCTGTGCATTAGACGTGAACTCCGAGAAATTCCCATCACTCGATACCGGTCGA